The sequence below is a genomic window from Harpia harpyja isolate bHarHar1 chromosome 3, bHarHar1 primary haplotype, whole genome shotgun sequence.
GTGTTAAGAAAGAACACTGTTATTTTAGTTTGATGCTTTGTGCAGTTGTTATACATATCTATTTTCATTAGCTTTAATGGACAACCTTTGAGAACATTAACATGCTATGAAAGTTTAAAGGATATTCTTAAACTTTGAGAAGTTAAGATGTACTAGTTTAAAGTACATCAGTTTAAGGAAGTTTCAGTTTCCATCAGTCATTAATATTCAGCTGACTGTTAAATACAACACCAAGAATCGGCATACACAGACCCCCGCCCCAGCCATTTATTAGATGGTCCCTATAAAATGAGAAGCAATTTTGATGTCATACCTGATTAATGCACATTATTGGAGTCCTGAATCTAGTGCTTAAACTGTGAAGCTGTGCTCCAAATGTCTGCAAATACCGAGCCTTCATAACAGAATCTGAAACTCCGAATTCACATCGGAACAAAGCGGCAATAGAGTCTATGACCACCAACCGCACCATGCCTCTTGTGAGCAGTAGCGAAATCCTTTTAGTAATGCAGTTGTGAAAGGTATCCTACCACAAAATACAGTCACTATTAAAACAGCTCAAATAATAACTCTATTTGTAAAATCAAGATAGTAACTACAGACATCATCACTGAAATATGAGTGGATGGAGTTTCTAATCATACAGTGAGTTTATGGATCTTTAAGTCTCACTAGTAACCATTTTTCGCAGATGTCTTGTGGTTttaccttaagaaaaaaatagagaccAAACTGCAATGTACAGTTATCTGCAGCTCCGACTTAAATCAATCATTTACTGACATTTCAAAATCTCAAGAATGCAATACTACAATCCTAAACCATTCCTATTTTGCAGGAGTGGTTCTCACAGAAACACTGAGGACTCAAGACTAGCATTAAATATTCGAAACAGACGTTAGAGACTATGCTGCTGTTCCACTAATGACATATTAACTGTAAAATACATAGTTGCTACATCAAATCCATACTGATCAAGAGTCTCATAAACATGAGTAGCTGCAACTTATATCCTCCCTATTAAGTTTTACTGATTGAATATTTTGAAGTCACCAAACATTTCAGTTGCAAGAAGTTTAACAAGTATTTTGTAGGGTGCAACTTCTATCATGTAAGAATAATTATATTAGTCAGATGAAAGGTCCTTGTAGCCCAGTATCTTGTCTTTAAGAGTGTGGTCTACAGCAGCTGAGtagaaaggagaagcagctcaTGGTGATAATCTCAACTTCCAGCCATCAGAAATTTCAATGTTGGCAAAAAAAGCAATAATGCGAGGCACAGTTCTTCTGATTGGTGCCACTCTTTACATCTAAATAGAGGTTCACGTCTAAGAGCTGACATGCATCCGAAATGACATATAATATCCTCCAGCATTCCACaacttttaaaactaaattgTAATTCTCAAGTCTGAATTACAGTAAGATCTATTCTACTAAATGAGCTGCtttttacaaaataatattatactatcaaaggcttttttttttttttttttttaaactcactgGAAGAAATTACTCTGAAGTATAGATGACTGCTTTCCAttctggaaaatgctttttttttgtttcacttactGGTATATCTACAGGAACCTATGTTGCACTTCAAACACTTCAGTGTTTGTATGTGGTCCTTCTGTTCATACAAGACTCATTCTTTTCAACTGAATACACGAACAACTGGATTCTTCAGAATGAAGCAAGTCAAAAAAATTTTGTTGTGCAAGAAAATACAGAACGTTACTGTGATTTGGGTTTCCACTTCAGTTGCTATAATCTGCCTATCTCTATATAGCAATGCATTCTACATATATGGAAAGACACAAACTGAATCTATACATAGCAATACATGAATTGTAATAATCTATTGTATGGTTGCTGGACTTACCAGTGATTGTAGTGTTTTACTTTTAAGGGTATTTTAGAGAGATGTACATACTACTATAAGGTGATTCTTTCCTTTTTACAGTAACATACTCTGTAGCTTCCAGAAACTACAATTAGAACTTTAATTAATATTTCCAATGAAAGGGACATGGAAAAGGTAGCTTAGCTGCTGCCTGGACCACCCAGCGAATAAGAAGCAAGCATACTAATGTGCAAGATCTTCTTACACTTGCAAACTacgattaaaaaaccccaacaattggAATGATTTAACAAGTGCTACTTTCGAGCCTTAGAGAAAACAGAACTTCTGACATTCTATCGATAAAGAGCATATTCATAGCAACTtaggaaaaagcacaaaaatatggGTTCACAAGGCAAGAATACAGCACTGAAGTTTGTGTCTTCTCCCCTCCAGTTCTAATATGATGTCTTACAGGCACAGGGGCAAGACAGCTGCACTGCTGTGGTTATTCTGTGTCATTACATATTCCAGGCACCATTTTTTATATCCTTTTCTCCCACCTGCTTAATTTGCAGTTTAACAGCTCTGGTGTTATATTGCAAGTTAGTCAGGATACACACGACcttttgcatatgtatttatatcCTGTCTCCCAACTCAATTAAGATCTCCCTAGGAGCTGCAGTAAAACTAGTATCAGTAAGTCTACTACATTTTAATAAACATAACGACTTACAAAAATCCACGACGTGACTCattctataaaatattaatagttattttttaatatcttttgtaATAAAACACTGTAATAGGCAGTTCTCTAACAGCAAATTGCAGAGATTAAGAAGTATTCATTACAGATCCTAGTTCACTTTTAGCCTTCTGAAAGGTCTCCTGTATCAAAAAACCCCCTATGGTTACCGGATTATAGTGTAATAATTATGCATTCTTAATTTGTGCTACTACTTACTAGGTCTGCTGCATGCTcaacaaaaatactgtttccaaATTTGATCTTCTGTATGATTTCAGCTGGAACATCCACACGCAGCTTATGTTGTTGATCTATGAGTTGTTGCAAACGTTTACTTGGGAATACATCTTCTGTACAAATGTACACAGCTCCTACAGTCAAGGAAACCACCTCTATTATTACAACAGGGCTTTTACACATGCAGTTGTCTTAACAGCACAAAAATAAAGTAACACATTCTGCACTCAAAAGCTAGACATATGTACCTGGAAATTCAcgttacttttttttctgcaccCATATTGAATCAGTgatgaataacaaaaaaaacagtCCTATGACTTTCCTGTAGTTGCCAGGTCCTGCTTTTGGTGCCTGCTGACGCAATTGATTTTTATACTCTCCACTAGGTGACACTCATTTTGCACAGCTGCAGAACACCTGACTACCTAACTTGGGTGATTACGAGTATCGTATATAGAGCGACACTGCATAGTTTGCCTGGTTTTGtcagaaatccaaaacacagcactctactatgaagaaaattaactatcccagccaaaaccagtacaactaGTATTTTGATTAATTTCACTCACTGTTTTCAAGTTTCTTGGTTTTAAGTTTACATATGGAGGGGTACTTATTGCCACAAGTAAACCAGTGTAAAAAGGATCACTCATCCAATCTCAGTCCAATTAACTCTTCCTGAAAATGGTAGATTAGATAAAAAGAATTATACTTCAATCACATTACTGTGATTGCTGTCTATATGTTTTTACTGTGATTTCCGGTTAATAAGTATGCATTACTGCAGAGAAAATTAACCATACACATCAAAGAtgttggggaaagaaaacagaaatacatacaatattttctttataaaaaatttTTACTGTTATTGCAGAACTAGCCAGAATTATCAGCTAATACTTACAGGGTTACAGCTAAGGATTAAGTCCACTCACTAAAGCGGTTGAAGCTGCTAACACAGCTTGGCAGCTGATGTGCTTGGCAATACGAGACATCCAATGGTCCATCCCTAGACTAGCTCTCCAGGGAGCAGAAAGTCCCATTTCCAGATACAACTTCCAAATCCTCTATatattccactgaaaaaaatatgaaactatATCCAATagcagaaactgaaacatctCAGGACTGGATGAAGTAAAAATTGATGGTTACtttatcaataaaaatattttgctgatggACACCTGTATAACACAAGGTATTGAATTCTGAGAATCTTCTATATAAGACAAAGATGAGCCTAAACCTAATTTTCTTTAGGACTAAACTTGCATCTTCAGCTTAACTCTCCCCAACCCCACTGTAAATTCTTATGTAAATCACCCTACTTCATatgtgaaacatttaaaaaaaattatttttccaatacacagtcttatttttaaatactcagaAAGCTATCAGATAAAGCAAGAAAATTTACCCATGCccactaattaaaaaaattgtctttgacAGGTGAGAATTAAAGACCTTCCTCAATTATTAACACATGGAAAAATACTTCATCATCATCCACACCTTCTGTAAGATGAACTGAAATGTTTCCACAATTTCTATTTCCATTCTACCTAATAACAGGTTCAAATAGTAATTTGGctcctttttactttctttggcCCTGGCAGCCAATAGCATTCATCACTAGAATATTCAGTCTCCCTTCTTAATTCCCCAATTTCATTACTTATATACTTATGTCAGAGGGAACTGAGGCTTGTTAGCAGTTTACAACATTTGACACTGGATAAGGACTACAATAAAGCATTAGTGATCAGAGCAGTCATGATCTGATCACAATTCCTAAACTACAACATATAAAAAACTAAGAAGTTGAACcatgaatattttctgtatttttcccacttttttcctAGCATTAGAGTGGATGGAATTCAGAATTTTAAACTGTGGGTGTAAATACTGTCTTCAGTAATTACAACTGAAGTCATTTGCAATACCTGTAGACACAAGTGAGCACATATACAAGTTTCCAtcagcaaagaaggaaaataaaaagagaaagtaagtcCACAGTTACTTGAATCCATTAAGTTTATAGTGCCATCAGCAGTTTGTTGAATACTATCTGAACTTGTATGAAGCTCAGGCGAGGAAAACACAGTAGACTATTAATTATATCACTTAACTGCTTAAGGCTTTTTAAATAGCCAATTATTAAACAGTTAATTAGGTGAACCTTAACTTTCTTGACTATTTCCCTAGGTTAATTTCTCCTAACTGGACTAATTTTCATATCACTCTCCAACTTGACAGTGACAGCTGAGTATCAAATAGGCAGGTGAGTATTATTAAGGGCAGTTCATGCATTCCTAATCAGATTTTCAGTTTCACAATTTCTAAAAAGCCAGTAAGTCAAGAAAAATTTCTAATCACAAATTTGACATTATGTATATCTAGCATCGATACTCACTCGATAAGCCTATTATGTCTTGCAATACTTACACCACAAAACTGAAAATCATCATGGTGCAAATTCAAAACCAAGtgaacaaagaaataaagaaaacccaCCATGATATGTAGCTTCCTTAAGCACATGTGCTTTCTGAATTTCATACTAACAAACGCTATGCTAAATTGTGTTAGCATAGTAACTTACAGTTCCTAAAGTAAAATGGTCTGGACTTCTCAACTACCATTCTTATTCATAGCTGACTGCCTTTTGCATAACATTGCCTAATTGTGAAAGACAGGGATTTCTTTGCCATGAATACTGGCTTACACAGAAATCATCTGCATTCGAAAAATCAGACCTGCCTTAAGCAGTATGTCCCCTGTTCTCTCCTTGGTTTACTTAAAAAGGATGGAATGTCCGTTACTTGAGACTTGCTGTTTTTTCAAATGTAGATTTGCATTTCTAGATAGGTCGGTGCTCCATTGATTAAATAATTGTACTTCGTTCCAGAGTTATTGCAACATTCAAgacatttcaaaacagaaaacctgagaaagttgctgaaaaaaaaatattttttccaaaattaacttatctggagaaaaagaaacataaaattcTCCTAAGAACAGTGATAGAAACAAACACAAGGCAAAAGCAGAAGAGTATAAAATGATCAAGCAATCTTACTGTAGTACAAATATATATGCAACTCTGGCCCAGTTTCACATTTATACCTGATGAACAATTAAATCGAGGCAAACAAGGTAATCCTACAGCTGTAATACACATAGGCAAAAAAGAACAGCTGGAGAAGCAAAAATCTGGTCCTCTCTGCTCCACTGGTCCAGCAACCTAGATTTAAAATTCCTGATCAATAGATACATACCACCCTCTTCGTAAAATCGTGACAGCAATTTTAAAGTTCAAGTGAACACATTTAttcaggttaattttttttagtgaaacacttaaaaaaaaaatcaagaagattAATTCCTTCTTAAGAACAGTTCTACTTCATAGACTATTTCCTGCCTCAGTTTAGTTTTGTAAATACCAGCATTGTCACCTGCCAATCTTCTACTCTGCTGTAATGTTTCTTTGACACCTGTTAAATATACTACAGCAGATACTGTACTCCGAGTACATAATTGGTCCATTTGTGATTTCTCCAAAATACACAGTGGGACAACTTTCCTTTCTGTAAGTGCTGCTCATTTCACAAAACAATTATGTAATTTTCATCTTGAACTTTAAGGGAGTTAAGCCACATAAAATACCTCAGATGAGCTTTGCCTTGGCTTAAAATTTGAGTTTCACAGTACAATGACAATAGCACTCTCTCCTACTGGACCTTCATCAAGCCTCTTCAGCTTTTGTTTGTGGTCTTCAGTTTGAACTACAATGAAACATTTGTTTAAGGAGAATACACACCCGTGCATTAAAAATACAGGAGGTGCTTTACAACAAAGTTACAAGGGCTAGAAGAGATTGACAAATAACTAAACTCAATATTAAAGACCGATGTTGTTAGATGCCTAATTATGAGGCAAAAGCACTCAATATTCACATATATTTAAAGATGAATGAATTGTCATAACCTAAACAAAAAGAGGAGACTAGtacaacacaaacagaaaagcctATGGCATTGTGCTATTTACAGTTTATTAGGAAGCTGTCAACGCTGAGAACAAGTCAAGAGTCAGGGTAGTTACCACTTTTGAGAAAGAAGCTGAGACATGCTTTTAAGAAGCCAGTCATTCTCAGTGATCATATAAGCATCTTGCCCCACAggtccaaaaaaaccaaacagaaatcaGCTATTTCATCAAATCCCAGTGCTTTACCGTTATTTAGGCTGATAAAAGTGCTATGCTGGTTGTCAACCAAAAAACatcccaaaaccaaacaagcaaaaataaaaaacactaaaaaacctCACCCTCAAAGAAGGACAAATTTTGAGTCCTATGAACATAACCTGTCATGCACCAAACCAGCTTGTTACCAAGAATcagcagcaaacatttttttctagttcAGGATTCTAATATGGATATAAATTTGTCACATTATATTCATTTATTACTTATGAATATGGGCATATAAAATAAATTCAGCCAACATGCGATTGACCATAACTGACATTCTTAGAATGGCAGAAAGATAACCTGGAGGCAAAGGATGTcctattttctttgtttgctgcCAACCTCCTAGCACTGAGACTCATAAACAAGATTAGCACTAAGTCAAATGAAGTAAATACACAATAAATCTATACTGtctaaagaaatgtatttcaacaTCACCACCTAAGAGAAGGGAAGTTTCtagcactaaaaaaaccccaaccaaacaaaaaacaacccaccataATTTTAAATCATTAGCAAAGTTTTAGCACTGAGATTAATCTTCTATTGGTGGTGCTAGACTTCTGTGATAGTTACTAAGCATTGTCATTCTCAAGTTTCCTAAAGAATAAAACTCCTCATACTTAacataacttttaatttttaattcctgtatttCTCATAAGAGACTCAACAGAACCCTTATTTATAGACTGCAGAGAAATCAAGTTTCATTTTCTAAGTGCTATGCAAACAATATCTGCTGCTATGACTGCAGTCTAACATATGGCAAGATAACCACACTGAGAGTTAAAAACTGCAAGAATTAGGATTCCACCACTCCCTTAGCTCTCCAACTCCTGCAGCAGGATATTTCTACCTTCTATACCTTTAAGATCCTCAAACGCTCTCTCCTCTCAGCCTTTCCAAAACGCTCCGGTTCTCTCACAGGAGCGTTGATATGATGGCCATTCTATCCCATCTTCTGTGAAACACTTAGGAGTGGGTAGATGGGGAACACAGACACGACAAAGCAATCATAATGGCACCAAGTGCTAAGTGCATAAGAAACAAGAACCATTTTCAAACACAAATAATGAAAAGACTTGCCATTTTGTAGCCCTACAAGGAAGCCTGTAGTCTGGTGCAAGAGACAAGAGTGCCATGAGGACGTTGGGCACCTTCTCCTGTACTCTGTTCTggtttgttcctttctttcaacATAAATGGGGAGAAATGCTGGGGCATGAATAAAAATGTATTCGCATTCAAACTATTTGCAACAACAcatgaaggaataaaaaaaaaatatattagtgtCCTGGCTTCTGCTGTGATTAATGATGTAACTTAAAGCAACGTAAGCCACAGGCTAATTACTGCCCTTTATGCAAGATCTTCATCTGGACGTTCCATGATTTTTCCACATGGGTGGATACAGTACAAGAAATAATTAAGTTTCCCCACAACAAACTGCTGAGCTGCCAAATTAAACCCAGCGCTGCATGGAAAGAAGAGCAAGATCACAGCCAAAACACACCTAAGGCAGACTACCAGGACACTGAATTCTCAGAAGTGACACAAGTTTCCTCCCTTTCTAAGACAGCATATgatacttaataaaaaaaaaaaaaaaaattatgagttAGATTAATGTGATAGATGGTTAAAAAAACCATACTCTAATCAAAGAATAAACCTACTTACTTTGGCAAAACCAGGAAAATCGCAGGTACCAAACGATGTCAGCTTTCTTCAATTAGATTTCCATCAATTTTACTCCATAAATCACTTTAATTATTGTTATCAAACTAAATATTCTTTGAAATTTGAAAGCCCCAACTAGGGAATATATACCCAAGATCTTTGTGCAAAATTATCTGACAAGCTGTTTTGCTGTGGTTGTTACCTGAGGAGTCAGTAAGTACTTATGACAGCACTGCTTTTCATATATTGTTTGCATGTGTCTAGTTTAacccacagcagcaggcaggtaAACAACAGCCAAGagtaattttgtattaaattatGTTGTGATGCAGGGCATATGCACAGCATGCTTTTCTCTCTATAAAGATGCATCACTAACTAACTAGCTTACTACTCATGCTATCGCAGAAGGGCAAGACATGCACTGAATACGTGCATCTACTTCAAAGCACTGAAGATGTTCTTAAAGACAGTATATTCCTCCAAATGGCAAATTAATCAATATTTACATTTCAGTACTTACCAGATTCTAATCCACCATATTTGTAAGGATACTGCACACAAAGGCACAGTTGTAAACTAATCTGAGTCTTCCCAGCAGAACTTTCCCCGGCAAGTTCTGTGATTCCCACTAAAGGAATGCCACCTTTTAACAAGGTATCTAGTACTGAACATCCTAGGCTTAGCTTCTGGTGTTGGGAGGTGAGATGATCTTTATCTTGGTAGAGCTGAAGTGCTGCagagttttggattttttttaatgagtaaaaaagaaaaaaaaaaaaggagtttcatTTAGTATCTTTATAACACACAATGATACAAAATAGAGGCTGTATACCAGCTTTATATCTACAAGGGATGCTTGCTTTATTGATGGGAATTTTTTCAAATTCAGCCTGGTCTTCCCCACCTCCCTTTCCCCACAGGGCCTAGTAACTGAATGCCTGTTCAAAAATTGATAGTTTACACTGAGCCCTTTCCTCTtctcaaacttttttcctttctctgcctctaAGAAATCTCTGTGGAAAGCTACACTGGGCAAATACTGCCAGCAAGGTTCAGGCACAGCAATTCTGAAAATGGAAAGCTATAGCAGATTATGAAACAGCATACCAGGCATCGGGCCAAGGCCTGAAGATATATGTAAATCGCAAGAAAATAACTTCTAAGCACAGAGCTGCCATGAAGCGTTTGTACAGGAGGAGCTATTACATCCTGCTTGGTTTGGGATGAGGTGTTCATACCAAATCAGTTCATATAGTTTATAATATATCATATAAATTTTTCAACTAGTCTTAGTCCAAAAGGGAGAGGGAATCTTTTTTTGGTCTAATCAAGTTTTCCAGACTGGAGAATCATTTTGTCCTGTTTCAGGCAGGCTTGATCCTGAAGAATGACACCCATCCACTTCCATCTACCTTGAAGGTCTCAGAGGAGCTGTCCTTAGGAAAGTTAAATAACTCACTACAGCATAACAAAAACacttgccttttcattttcagaatcaGATTACTGTGTCAATAAGGAGCCGAAACCTTATTTTATCCCAGTGATGGTATTATAAGATTTAATTAGAACACTTTTTTTATATTGACTATATTACCTGTAAGCATACTATTTCTCCTCAGCATGTGAGAGACTGTTTTCAGTAAGCACTGTATATCTGCACTGGATAGTTTCATCAATCTTTGCAAGTCTGCTccagaaagatttaaaatctcttttattgATTTTATGTCAGCTGAAATTAGAagaatttttataaatacttttggCTGGATTACGGTCTtatgcacaaaagaaaaagtttgCCCACTTTCTACTAATCATTTACTTGAAGTTTATCTACACTGCATTCTTGCAAGCTAGGCAGTCAACATTCACTTTCAATATATCAACACATGCTATACAATTGTTTGGAAAATTATTATTGAAGCATGGGGAAAAGCCACTACTACTGATTACTCAAAAAACTTGCTTATGAAATACTTAATTACTGTTCTAAAATGTTACTGTACATCTATATGCTTGCACCCACAAACACAATTATGTAAAGGAAGACATTATGGTGACAGACCTATTAGCGAGACATTGGCAAATTAAATTACCTTTCTTAAGGGCAGCAACTACTTTAGGGTTCAAGTCAAACTGGTCCCAGTCCATTTCCTGATACAGCACTGAGGCGAATTATCTGTTATTAAAGTGGCTTTTATCAGAtacacatgcaagaaaaaaaataagcattattCAACGTGAGA
It includes:
- the XRCC3 gene encoding DNA repair protein XRCC3 isoform X2, which codes for MDWDQFDLNPKVVAALKKALQLYQDKDHLTSQHQKLSLGCSVLDTLLKGGIPLVGITELAGESSAGKTQISLQLCLCVQYPYKYGGLESGAVYICTEDVFPSKRLQQLIDQQHKLRVDVPAEIIQKIKFGNSIFVEHAADLDTFHNCITKRISLLLTRGMVRLVVIDSIAALFRCEFGVSDSVMKARYLQTFGAQLHSLSTRFRTPIMCINQVTDAVSESEAAQCSCSVVDNRVSPALGITWANQLLMRLMVSRISQPEQSSGVASHLTGSVRTLRVVFAPHLPPSSCYYTVKLEGVKGINTSFA
- the XRCC3 gene encoding DNA repair protein XRCC3 isoform X1 — translated: MDWDQFDLNPKVVAALKKADIKSIKEILNLSGADLQRLMKLSSADIQCLLKTVSHMLRRNSMLTALQLYQDKDHLTSQHQKLSLGCSVLDTLLKGGIPLVGITELAGESSAGKTQISLQLCLCVQYPYKYGGLESGAVYICTEDVFPSKRLQQLIDQQHKLRVDVPAEIIQKIKFGNSIFVEHAADLDTFHNCITKRISLLLTRGMVRLVVIDSIAALFRCEFGVSDSVMKARYLQTFGAQLHSLSTRFRTPIMCINQVTDAVSESEAAQCSCSVVDNRVSPALGITWANQLLMRLMVSRISQPEQSSGVASHLTGSVRTLRVVFAPHLPPSSCYYTVKLEGVKGINTSFA
- the XRCC3 gene encoding DNA repair protein XRCC3 isoform X3 — translated: MDWDQFDLNPKVVAALKKADIKSIKEILNLSGADLQRLMKLSSADIQCLLKTVSHMLRRNSMLTALQLYQDKDHLTSQHQKLSLGCSVLDTLLKGGIPLVGITELAGESSAGKTQISLQLCLCVQYPYKYGGLESGAVYICTEDVFPSKRLQQLIDQQHKLRVDVPAEIIQKIKFGNSIFVEHAADLVTDAVSESEAAQCSCSVVDNRVSPALGITWANQLLMRLMVSRISQPEQSSGVASHLTGSVRTLRVVFAPHLPPSSCYYTVKLEGVKGINTSFA